Proteins from a genomic interval of Maylandia zebra isolate NMK-2024a linkage group LG15, Mzebra_GT3a, whole genome shotgun sequence:
- the hadhb gene encoding trifunctional enzyme subunit beta, mitochondrial codes for MASMLMNPIRSCSVSSSWAVRFGARSLSTTAQLQSQVQTKSKKTLARPGVKNIVLVEGVRTPFLLSGTTYADLMPHDLARAALQGLLKRTGIPKDAVDYIIYGTVIQEVKTSNVAREAALGAGFSDKIPAHTVTMACISSNQAMTSSVGLIAAGQCDAVVAGGVEFMSDVPIRHSRKMRKTMLSLNKAKTLGQRLSLIGSIRLAHLSPELPAVAEFSTAETMGHSADRLAAAFGVSRVEQDEFALRSHTLAKKAQDEGLLQDVISFKVPGRDIVSKDNGIRPSSMDQMAKLKPAFVKPHGTVTAANSSFLTDGASAVLVMSEEKALAMGYKPKAYLRDFVYVSQDPKDQLLLGPTYATPKVLERAGLSMSDIDVFEFHEAFAGQIMANLKAMDSDWFAQTYMGRKSKVGTPAMEKFNLWGGSLSLGHPFGATGCRLATTVANRLKKEGGQYGLIAACAAGGQGHAMVIEAYPQ; via the exons ATGGCTTCCATGTTGATGAACCCAATTCGGAGCTGCTCAGTCAGCTCTTCCTGGGCAGTGCGATTTG GTGCACGATCTCTCAGTACAACAGCCCAGCTTCAGTCTCAAG TTCAAACAAAGAGCAAGAAGACGCTGGCTCGACCTGGTGTAAAGAACATAGTGCTGGTGGAAGGAGTTCGAACCCCTTTCCTGTTGTCTGGAACCAC GTATGCTGACCTAATGCCACACGACCTGGCCAGAGCAGCTCTGCA gGGCCTGCTAAAACGGACAGGTATACCAAAAGATGCTGTAGACTACATCATATATGGAACAGTCATTCAAGAGGTTAAAACCAGCAACGTAGCAAGAGAG GCAGCACTGGGTGCAGGCTTCTCTGACAAAATCCCAGCTCACACAGTCACCATGGCCTGCATCTCCTCCAACCAGGCAATGACCTCAA GCGTTGGTCTGATTGCTGCCGGTCAGTGTGATGCTGTTGTAGCAGGTGGAGTGGAATTCATGTCAGACGTTCCCATTCGTCACAGCCGTAAGATGAGGAAAACCATGTTGTCCCTAAACAAGGCAAAGACACTCGGCCAGAGGCTCAGTCTGATTGGCAGCATCCGGCTTGCACACCTCTCCCCGGAG CTTCCTGCTGTTGCGGAGTTCTCCACAGCAGAAACAATGGGCCACAGTGCTGATCGTCTGGCTGCTGCATTTGGGGTCTCCAGAGTGGAGCAGGATGAGTTTGCACTGCGATCACACACACTGGCTAAAAAAGCCCAGGACGAAGGGCTGCTGCAGGATGTCATCTCCTTTAAAGTGCCAG GTCGTGATATTGTGTCAAAGGACAACGGCATACGGCCATCATCCATGGATCAAATGGCCAAACTAAAGCCTGCCTTCGTTAAACCTCATGGAACAGTCACTGCTGCGAACTCTTCTTTCCTG ACCGATGGTGCCTCTGCTGTGCTTGTCATGTCTGAAGAGAAAGCTTTGGCTATGGGTTACAAGCCTAAAGCCTACCTCAG AGACTTTGTCTATGTGTCTCAGGACCCCAAAGATCAGCTGCTTTTGGG GCCAACGTACGCTACACCTAAAGTCCTGGAACGTGCCGGCTTGTCCATGAGTGATATTGACGTCTTTGAGTTTCACGAGGCATTCGCA ggTCAGATCATGGCAAATTTGAAGGCTATGGACTCGGATTGGTTTGCTCAGACGTACATGGGCAGGAAATCGAAG GTTGGGACTCCTGCCATGGAGAAGTTCAATCTGTGGGGCGGTTCTCTGTCTTTGGGTCACCCATTCGGTGCCACTGGCTGCAGACTGGCAACCACAGTAGCAAACAGACTGAAGAAGGAGGGAGGACAGTATGGGCTCATAGCAGCCTGTGCTGCTGGAGGACAG GGTCATGCCATGGTGATCGAGGCTTACCCCCAGTAA